A single Curtobacterium sp. MCJR17_020 DNA region contains:
- the dxs gene encoding 1-deoxy-D-xylulose-5-phosphate synthase, producing the protein MSLLSSITSPRDLKRLSDVQMTELAAEIRRFLVAEVAKTGGHLGPNLGVVELTLAMHRVFDSPNDPFVFDTGHQSYVHKLVTGRQDFSKLRERGGIAGYPQRSESEHDIVESSHASSSLSWADGISRAFGQTGQTDRTVVAVVGDGALTGGMTWEALNNISDDNDRRLVIVVNDNGRSYAPTIGGMARFLSSVRTRREYRALYETSRAVADRFGAPGRAVYRGMRGGLHGFLSRFTNNEALYSNLDIKYIGPVNGHDQRAMEAALRQAKAYGAPTIVHAITEKGHGFEPALRDQADQFHAVGHIDPETGESLDAASGPSWTSVFASSLADAGASDPRIVAITAAMLRPTGLHLFQEQHPDRVYDVGIAEQHAVTTAAGLAYGGLHPVVALYATFLNRAFDQVLMDVALHKAGVTFVLDRAGITGPDGPSHHGMWDLALLQVVPGIRIAAPRDAATLREEFREAIAVDDAPTVLRWSKGQVGPDIPAVRRLPDGVDVLHAAADGVEDVLFVAVGSMVPTALEAAALLEAQGIGVTVVDPRWVVPIPGSLIELSRTHRLVITIEDGVRVGGVGTRLRQDLRAAGVDTGVNELGLPDEFIDHATRSQILADVGLTAQAIARDVIDQVVGTKLPQAKPARSRESADR; encoded by the coding sequence GTGAGCCTGCTCAGCAGCATCACGTCGCCGCGCGACCTGAAGCGTCTCTCCGACGTGCAGATGACCGAACTCGCCGCCGAGATCCGCCGGTTCCTGGTGGCCGAGGTCGCGAAGACCGGTGGGCACCTCGGGCCCAACCTCGGTGTGGTCGAGCTGACGCTCGCGATGCACCGGGTGTTCGACTCGCCGAACGACCCCTTCGTGTTCGACACGGGGCACCAGTCGTACGTGCACAAGCTCGTCACCGGCCGGCAGGACTTCTCGAAGCTCCGCGAGCGGGGCGGCATCGCCGGCTACCCGCAGCGGAGCGAGTCCGAGCACGACATCGTGGAGTCCTCGCACGCGTCGTCGTCCCTGTCCTGGGCCGACGGGATCTCCCGCGCCTTCGGGCAGACCGGACAGACCGACCGCACCGTCGTCGCGGTGGTCGGTGACGGCGCCCTCACCGGTGGGATGACGTGGGAGGCGCTCAACAACATCTCGGACGACAACGACCGCCGGCTGGTCATCGTCGTGAACGACAACGGCCGCTCGTACGCTCCGACGATCGGCGGCATGGCGCGGTTCCTCAGCTCCGTGCGCACGCGGCGTGAGTACCGGGCGCTGTACGAGACCTCCCGGGCCGTGGCCGACCGCTTCGGCGCCCCCGGCCGGGCCGTGTACCGCGGGATGCGCGGGGGTCTGCACGGGTTCCTGTCGCGCTTCACGAACAACGAAGCGCTGTACTCGAACCTCGACATCAAGTACATCGGGCCGGTCAACGGCCACGACCAGCGTGCGATGGAAGCAGCGCTGCGTCAGGCGAAGGCCTACGGCGCCCCGACGATCGTGCACGCGATCACCGAGAAGGGCCACGGGTTCGAGCCGGCGCTCCGCGACCAGGCCGACCAGTTCCACGCCGTCGGACACATCGACCCGGAGACGGGGGAGTCGCTCGACGCTGCGTCGGGTCCGTCGTGGACCTCGGTGTTCGCGTCTTCCCTGGCCGACGCCGGCGCCTCGGATCCTCGGATCGTCGCCATCACGGCAGCGATGCTCCGACCGACCGGACTGCACCTGTTCCAGGAGCAGCACCCCGACCGGGTCTACGACGTCGGCATCGCCGAGCAGCACGCCGTGACGACTGCGGCGGGTCTCGCCTACGGCGGCCTGCACCCCGTGGTGGCGCTCTACGCGACCTTCCTGAACCGGGCGTTCGACCAGGTGCTGATGGACGTCGCGCTGCACAAGGCCGGCGTGACGTTCGTGCTCGACCGCGCCGGCATCACCGGACCGGACGGACCGTCGCACCACGGCATGTGGGACCTCGCGTTGCTGCAGGTCGTGCCCGGCATCCGGATCGCGGCGCCCCGTGACGCGGCGACCCTGCGCGAGGAGTTCCGCGAGGCGATCGCCGTCGACGACGCCCCGACGGTGCTCCGGTGGTCGAAGGGCCAGGTCGGGCCGGACATCCCCGCCGTCCGTCGTCTCCCCGACGGTGTGGACGTGCTGCACGCCGCCGCTGACGGCGTCGAGGACGTGCTCTTCGTGGCCGTCGGCTCGATGGTGCCGACGGCGCTCGAGGCCGCGGCGCTGCTCGAGGCGCAGGGCATCGGCGTCACCGTCGTCGACCCGCGCTGGGTGGTCCCGATCCCGGGCTCGCTCATCGAGCTGTCGCGGACGCACCGGCTCGTCATCACGATCGAGGACGGCGTGCGCGTCGGTGGCGTCGGGACCCGGCTCCGGCAGGACCTGCGGGCCGCCGGGGTCGACACGGGCGTGAACGAGCTGGGGCTGCCGGACGAGTTCATCGACCACGCGACCCGGTCGCAGATCCTCGCCGACGTCGGGCTGACCGCGCAGGCGATCGCCCGCGACGTCATCGACCAGGTCGTCGGGACGAAGTTGCCCCAGGCGAAGCCCGCCCGGTCGCGGGAGTCGGCCGACCGGTAG
- a CDS encoding 3-hydroxyacyl-CoA dehydrogenase NAD-binding domain-containing protein, producing MSMTTVDTDRLSELSEDEVVTHSFVKHVTMPSGGTLALITLDNGKDYKRPNTLGPRTLHELSGVLDTLKTEATAGTIQGVAITGKEYCFAAGADLSQAAAVPSREAAHDLAALGHATLRKLSDLGVPSFAFVNTLALGGGLEIALHCTYRAFSSAAQGIGLPEVFLGIIPGWGGATLLPRLIGPERALRVIVENPLKNNRLMDGPAAVEIGIGDVLIPSVTFLPSAVAWADGVIAGRVSVKRPNEPGMLEKAAWGTVVKVARGQVASKIGTVPKSPFRALDLVAAARGGSLDERFADEDDALADLLSGDQFAASMYAFDLVQKRAKKPVGAPQGVEPKKITKVGVLGAGLMASQFALLFARRLGVPVVITDVDQSRVDAGVERIRGEVGKLLEKGRISPDDANRITALVSGSVSYDAFADADWVIEAVFEEMSVKQEVFRKIEQVIAPDAILATNTSSLSVSEMGSVLSDPSRLVGFHFFNPVAVMPLLEVVRTADTSDETLVTALAVAKTLKKTAIITADQPGFVVNRVLARVLGEAMRGVEQGTSFDVVAAGAAPLGLPMSPFELLELVGLPVGAHVLDSHHAAWPERFYPGDGLKKIAEYGKILTRDKKGNATGYDPTAVKLVAPSKKDAKPVDAAAMQQRFEDALADELHRMLEDEVVQHVEEIDLGLILGAGYPFQAGGISPYLDRSGASERVFGGSFHDPLIVGPASR from the coding sequence ATGAGCATGACCACCGTCGACACCGACCGTCTGTCCGAACTCAGCGAGGACGAGGTCGTCACGCACTCGTTCGTCAAGCACGTCACGATGCCCTCCGGCGGCACCCTGGCGCTCATCACGCTCGACAACGGCAAGGACTACAAACGTCCGAACACCCTCGGGCCGCGTACCCTCCACGAACTCTCCGGGGTGCTCGACACCCTGAAGACCGAGGCCACGGCCGGAACCATCCAGGGCGTCGCGATCACCGGCAAGGAGTACTGCTTCGCCGCCGGGGCCGACCTGTCCCAGGCCGCCGCGGTGCCCTCCCGCGAGGCCGCCCACGACCTGGCTGCCCTCGGGCACGCCACGCTCCGCAAGCTGTCCGACCTCGGGGTACCGTCGTTCGCCTTCGTGAACACGCTCGCCCTCGGCGGTGGGCTCGAGATCGCCCTGCACTGCACGTACCGGGCGTTCTCGTCCGCTGCGCAGGGCATCGGCCTGCCCGAGGTCTTCCTCGGCATCATCCCCGGCTGGGGCGGCGCGACGCTGCTCCCCCGCCTGATCGGTCCGGAGCGCGCGCTGCGGGTCATCGTCGAGAACCCCCTCAAGAACAACCGCCTGATGGACGGCCCGGCCGCGGTCGAGATCGGCATCGGCGACGTGCTGATCCCGTCGGTGACGTTCCTGCCGTCGGCAGTCGCCTGGGCCGACGGCGTCATCGCCGGTCGTGTGTCGGTCAAGCGGCCAAACGAACCCGGAATGCTCGAGAAGGCTGCCTGGGGCACGGTCGTCAAGGTCGCCCGTGGGCAGGTCGCGTCGAAGATCGGGACGGTGCCGAAGTCGCCGTTCCGCGCGCTCGACCTCGTGGCCGCCGCTCGCGGCGGTTCCCTGGACGAGCGGTTCGCCGACGAGGACGACGCCCTCGCCGACCTGCTCTCCGGTGACCAGTTCGCCGCGTCGATGTACGCGTTCGACCTGGTGCAGAAGCGTGCGAAGAAGCCCGTCGGTGCACCGCAAGGCGTCGAGCCGAAGAAGATCACGAAGGTCGGCGTCCTCGGCGCCGGTCTGATGGCCTCGCAGTTCGCGCTGCTGTTCGCCCGACGACTCGGCGTCCCCGTCGTGATCACCGACGTCGACCAGTCCCGCGTCGACGCCGGTGTCGAGCGGATCCGCGGTGAGGTCGGCAAGCTGCTCGAGAAGGGACGGATCTCCCCCGACGACGCCAACCGCATCACCGCACTCGTCAGCGGGTCGGTGTCGTACGACGCCTTCGCCGACGCCGACTGGGTGATCGAGGCCGTCTTCGAGGAGATGAGCGTCAAGCAGGAGGTCTTCCGGAAGATCGAGCAGGTCATCGCACCGGACGCCATCCTCGCCACCAACACCTCGTCGTTGTCCGTCTCCGAGATGGGCTCGGTACTGTCCGACCCGTCGCGCCTGGTCGGGTTCCACTTCTTCAACCCGGTCGCCGTGATGCCGTTGCTCGAGGTCGTCCGCACCGCCGACACCTCCGACGAGACGCTCGTCACGGCACTCGCCGTCGCGAAGACCCTCAAGAAGACGGCGATCATCACGGCCGACCAGCCGGGCTTCGTCGTCAACCGGGTGCTCGCACGGGTCCTCGGTGAGGCGATGCGCGGAGTCGAGCAGGGCACCTCGTTCGACGTCGTGGCGGCCGGTGCCGCACCGCTGGGACTGCCGATGTCGCCGTTCGAGCTGCTCGAGCTCGTCGGTCTGCCCGTCGGGGCGCACGTGCTCGACTCGCACCACGCCGCCTGGCCGGAGCGCTTCTACCCCGGTGACGGGCTGAAGAAGATCGCCGAGTACGGGAAGATCCTGACCCGCGACAAGAAGGGCAACGCGACCGGGTACGACCCCACAGCCGTCAAGCTCGTCGCGCCGTCGAAGAAGGACGCGAAGCCGGTCGACGCCGCCGCGATGCAGCAGCGCTTCGAGGACGCCCTGGCCGACGAGCTGCACCGCATGCTCGAGGACGAGGTCGTCCAGCACGTCGAGGAGATCGACCTCGGCCTGATCCTCGGCGCGGGCTACCCGTTCCAGGCCGGTGGGATCAGCCCTTACCTCGACCGCAGTGGTGCGTCCGAGCGCGTCTTCGGTGGGAGCTTCCACGACCCACTGATCGTCGGCCCGGCTTCCCGGTAG
- a CDS encoding thiolase family protein, which translates to MFVDGVRTPFGRAGEKGVFWKTRSDDLAVHAMRGLLDRNASLDTAAVDDVAVAATTQQGDQGLTLGRTVGMLAGLPKSVPGYAIDRMCAGAMTSVTTLAGAIAFGAADIAIAGGVEHMGRHPMGFNSDPNPRFIAERMVSSDALVMGSTAERLHDRFPAITKDRTDAYAVQSQQRYAAAWAAGKLQPDVIPVEVNKGDGWDVISTDEPPRPGTTLEALAALKTPFRPHGRVTAGNAAGLNDGATMSLLASAEGAKEHGLPTKMRMVSFAFAGVEPEVMGVGPVPATDKALSKAGLSIDDIGLFEINEAFAVQVLAFLDNYGIAQDSANVNAWGGAIAVGHPLASSGVRLMTQVAAQFAERPDVQYGITTMCIGLGQGGTVIWENPGFSKSAARSARKGA; encoded by the coding sequence GTGTTCGTGGACGGAGTACGGACACCGTTCGGACGAGCCGGCGAGAAGGGGGTGTTCTGGAAGACCCGGTCCGACGACCTCGCGGTGCACGCGATGCGCGGACTGCTCGACCGGAACGCCTCGCTCGACACCGCAGCGGTGGACGACGTCGCCGTCGCGGCGACCACGCAGCAAGGTGACCAGGGGCTGACCCTGGGCCGCACCGTCGGCATGTTGGCCGGCCTGCCGAAGTCGGTCCCCGGGTACGCGATCGACCGCATGTGCGCCGGGGCCATGACGAGCGTCACGACGCTCGCGGGTGCCATCGCCTTCGGTGCCGCGGACATCGCGATCGCCGGTGGCGTCGAGCACATGGGGCGCCACCCGATGGGCTTCAACTCGGACCCGAACCCGCGGTTCATCGCCGAACGCATGGTGTCGAGCGACGCGCTGGTGATGGGGTCCACCGCCGAGCGCCTGCACGACCGCTTCCCGGCGATCACGAAGGACCGCACGGACGCCTACGCCGTCCAGTCCCAGCAGCGCTACGCCGCCGCCTGGGCCGCCGGCAAGCTGCAGCCCGACGTGATCCCGGTCGAGGTGAACAAGGGCGACGGGTGGGACGTCATCAGCACCGACGAGCCGCCGCGTCCGGGCACGACGCTCGAGGCACTGGCTGCGCTGAAGACGCCGTTCCGCCCGCACGGACGGGTCACCGCCGGCAACGCCGCCGGCCTCAACGACGGCGCGACCATGAGCCTGCTCGCCTCGGCCGAAGGCGCCAAGGAGCACGGCCTGCCCACGAAGATGCGGATGGTGTCGTTCGCCTTCGCGGGCGTCGAGCCCGAGGTCATGGGCGTCGGCCCGGTCCCCGCGACCGACAAGGCGCTGTCGAAGGCCGGCCTGTCGATCGACGACATCGGCTTGTTCGAGATCAACGAGGCGTTCGCGGTGCAGGTACTCGCGTTCCTCGACAACTACGGCATCGCGCAGGACTCCGCGAACGTCAACGCGTGGGGCGGCGCGATCGCCGTCGGCCACCCGCTGGCATCGAGCGGTGTCCGCCTGATGACCCAGGTCGCCGCGCAGTTCGCCGAGCGGCCGGACGTCCAGTACGGCATCACCACGATGTGCATCGGACTCGGCCAGGGCGGCACCGTCATCTGGGAGAACCCCGGCTTCAGCAAGTCCGCAGCACGTTCGGCTCGGAAGGGGGCATGA
- a CDS encoding HRDC domain-containing protein, which yields MESRDDYLEAVAAIAAGHGPVAVDAERASGYRYSQRAYLIQVFRRGAGAFLFDPIPIGDFSELQAAIVDEEWLFHAASQDLPCLQEVGLVPTRIFDTELGARIAGFPRVGLGAVVEQLLGITLAKAHSAADWSTRPLPQSWLVYASLDVELLPDLRDALAAKLDEAGKSRIAEEEFDAVLHRAPKPVRAEPWRRLSGMHALRGARALAIARSLWVARDEYARAADIAPGRTIPDAAIVAAAAAAPSSRTELGGLKAFTGRASRSELDRWWAAVDEGLTTEDLPKLRGSGEATLPPPRAWADRNPAADRRYKAARAAVTKRSEELDIPLENLLTPETLRVVSWAPPSPPSTELVGAALAAHEARPWQVEELASIIASAFVAAAQQPAPTDDVES from the coding sequence ATCGAGTCGCGCGACGACTACCTCGAGGCCGTCGCGGCGATCGCCGCCGGTCACGGGCCCGTCGCCGTCGACGCCGAACGCGCCAGCGGCTACCGCTACTCGCAGCGCGCCTACCTGATCCAGGTGTTCCGCCGCGGTGCCGGCGCGTTCCTGTTCGACCCGATCCCGATCGGCGACTTCTCCGAGTTGCAGGCGGCCATCGTCGACGAGGAGTGGCTGTTCCACGCCGCCTCGCAGGACCTGCCCTGCTTGCAAGAGGTGGGCCTCGTCCCGACCCGCATCTTCGACACCGAACTCGGAGCCCGCATCGCCGGGTTCCCCCGGGTCGGTCTCGGCGCCGTCGTCGAGCAGCTGCTCGGGATCACGCTCGCCAAGGCGCACTCGGCAGCAGACTGGTCGACCCGGCCGTTGCCGCAGTCGTGGCTCGTCTACGCGTCGCTCGACGTCGAGCTCCTGCCCGACCTGCGTGACGCCCTCGCCGCGAAGCTCGACGAGGCCGGCAAGTCCCGCATCGCGGAAGAGGAGTTCGACGCGGTGCTGCACCGCGCCCCGAAGCCCGTCCGTGCCGAGCCGTGGCGTCGCCTGTCCGGCATGCACGCGCTCCGTGGCGCCCGCGCGCTGGCGATCGCCCGGTCGCTCTGGGTCGCCCGTGACGAGTACGCCCGCGCGGCCGACATCGCTCCGGGGCGCACGATCCCCGACGCCGCGATCGTCGCAGCGGCAGCCGCCGCACCGTCGTCGCGCACCGAACTCGGCGGTCTGAAGGCGTTCACGGGTCGCGCCAGCCGGTCCGAGCTCGACCGCTGGTGGGCCGCGGTCGACGAGGGCCTGACGACCGAGGACCTGCCGAAGCTCCGCGGCTCCGGTGAAGCGACGCTCCCGCCGCCCCGTGCCTGGGCCGACCGCAACCCCGCCGCCGACCGCCGGTACAAGGCCGCACGGGCCGCGGTGACGAAGCGGTCGGAGGAGCTCGACATCCCGCTCGAGAACCTGCTCACCCCGGAGACCCTGCGTGTGGTCTCGTGGGCACCGCCGTCGCCGCCGTCGACCGAGCTGGTCGGGGCCGCCCTCGCCGCACACGAGGCCCGCCCCTGGCAGGTGGAGGAACTCGCCTCGATCATCGCGTCGGCCTTTGTCGCTGCTGCACAGCAGCCCGCGCCGACGGATGACGTCGAGTCGTAG
- a CDS encoding DUF3000 domain-containing protein — translation MSETREPDAFARLRAFVSSGSSRSETTVTEIPSPTRIAPFSIALAADVSGTAHGVESDLGTGRFIALYDPEEPEGWGGAFRVVSFAQAPLEPEIGVDEFVADVTWSWLVDALETHGADYDHASGTATKIISRGYGDLAAQGDGAQLELRASWTPRGDDLTAHVQAWQDIVAMLAGLPPASDGVTLLAPRRLAK, via the coding sequence GTGTCCGAAACCCGAGAGCCCGACGCCTTCGCGCGGCTCCGCGCGTTCGTGTCCTCCGGCAGCAGCCGCTCCGAGACCACCGTCACCGAGATCCCCTCGCCCACGCGGATCGCACCGTTCTCGATCGCCCTGGCGGCGGACGTGTCCGGCACCGCGCACGGCGTCGAGTCCGACCTCGGCACCGGACGGTTCATCGCCCTGTACGACCCCGAAGAACCCGAGGGCTGGGGCGGCGCGTTCCGGGTGGTCTCGTTCGCGCAAGCACCACTCGAACCGGAGATCGGCGTCGACGAGTTCGTCGCCGACGTCACGTGGAGCTGGCTCGTCGATGCGCTCGAGACGCATGGGGCCGACTACGACCACGCTTCAGGTACGGCCACCAAGATCATCTCGCGCGGGTACGGCGACCTCGCCGCACAGGGCGACGGCGCCCAGCTGGAACTCCGCGCGTCGTGGACGCCCCGCGGCGACGACCTCACCGCACATGTCCAGGCATGGCAGGACATCGTCGCCATGCTCGCCGGTCTGCCCCCTGCCTCGGACGGTGTGACCCTGCTGGCCCCGAGGAGGCTCGCCAAGTGA
- a CDS encoding alpha/beta fold hydrolase — MSRSARPAEDAVQETARSAGFIALGAGLAAAAVGTAVIGGFVAAVARAVVTPDRKRTERVPIHAVDPVRMTVTIERTADTELQGRYSLWFGAGTGHMRVGEVLGATDTTVTRRIIAIDAGDPTAARRGRWGGWLYLTPGELDVPVEDIDIPTPNGPAPAWIVRADDPDAPWAVLVHGRGVTRAETIRAVPVFRAAGYSVVLASWRNDGVAPPSVDGRYGLGSTEWEDIDSVLRWLSAQNAQSVVLMGWSMGGAVVLQTLLRSRFAGLVDGVVLESPVVDWHAVLKSQSQLMGLPRPVRKVAQRLLRTPVLHRLAGLQQPVDLRELDMVTRSAELTVPILLLHSDDDGFVPSSASHDLARARPDLVRLEVQTTARHTKLWNHDADWFDARILAWLTEVVQRRGAASAR, encoded by the coding sequence ATGTCCCGATCCGCGCGACCCGCCGAGGACGCCGTCCAGGAGACCGCACGATCGGCCGGGTTCATCGCGCTCGGCGCCGGTCTGGCCGCCGCCGCGGTGGGAACGGCCGTCATCGGCGGCTTCGTCGCCGCTGTCGCCCGCGCCGTCGTCACCCCGGACCGCAAACGCACCGAACGCGTCCCGATCCACGCCGTGGACCCGGTCCGGATGACGGTCACCATCGAGCGGACCGCCGACACCGAGCTGCAGGGCCGCTACTCCCTCTGGTTCGGCGCCGGCACCGGGCACATGCGCGTCGGTGAGGTCCTCGGCGCCACCGACACCACCGTCACGCGCCGCATCATCGCGATCGACGCCGGCGACCCGACCGCTGCACGTCGCGGCCGCTGGGGCGGCTGGCTCTACCTGACGCCCGGCGAGCTCGACGTGCCCGTCGAAGACATCGACATCCCGACCCCGAACGGGCCCGCACCCGCCTGGATCGTGCGCGCCGACGACCCGGATGCCCCGTGGGCCGTCCTGGTGCACGGGCGCGGCGTCACCCGCGCCGAGACCATCCGCGCGGTCCCGGTCTTCCGCGCCGCCGGCTACTCCGTCGTGCTCGCATCGTGGCGGAACGACGGCGTCGCACCGCCGAGCGTCGACGGCAGGTACGGCCTCGGCAGCACCGAGTGGGAGGACATCGACTCCGTCCTCCGTTGGCTCAGCGCCCAGAACGCGCAGAGCGTCGTGCTCATGGGCTGGTCGATGGGCGGCGCCGTCGTGCTGCAGACCCTGTTGCGCTCGCGCTTCGCCGGGCTCGTCGACGGTGTGGTGCTCGAGTCGCCCGTGGTCGACTGGCACGCGGTGCTCAAGTCGCAGAGCCAGTTGATGGGGCTGCCGCGACCGGTGCGCAAGGTCGCGCAGCGTCTGCTCCGCACGCCGGTGCTGCACCGGCTCGCCGGCCTCCAGCAGCCGGTCGACCTGCGGGAGCTCGACATGGTCACCCGGTCCGCCGAGCTGACGGTGCCGATCCTCCTGCTGCACAGCGACGACGACGGGTTCGTGCCGTCCTCCGCGTCGCACGACCTGGCGCGCGCCCGACCCGACCTGGTGCGGCTCGAGGTGCAGACCACGGCCCGGCACACCAAGCTCTGGAACCACGACGCCGACTGGTTCGACGCCCGCATCCTCGCGTGGCTCACCGAGGTGGTCCAGCGGCGCGGGGCGGCCAGCGCGCGGTAG